Proteins found in one Venturia canescens isolate UGA chromosome 6, ASM1945775v1, whole genome shotgun sequence genomic segment:
- the Hinfp gene encoding histone H4 transcription factor isoform X1 codes for MADEKQFIANSQEVQARCDSWVKTQNEFLLQSPESIKTDHESEQDYEYATDSEFDSVSECGTKRRRLAIPIKDEVLNLVCKWKNCIELTNSMDRFVKHISEHIPELEIQLNENGCEVYVCSWKNCAYESSSGDEIARHVNYHSFHAKLQCIGTNIRSRINLPKCNHEISWKNIVNAQLPHTCEWDNCLKVHRNYQLFLYHVFQHVECNPRGNNVEGGIKCKWTGCKRKFPSVYKLKSHVRHHTKEKIVACPDCGVTFASNTKFHDHCRRQIPLDVQGFQCRYCSKSYPTEGILRDHMRFHVFNYKCSLCDMSCLSISNLVKHVRYRHLSERPFPCQLCSHAAKSQQDLDSHMTVHTSGPNFFCNHEGCTYTCKNASIFDRHIERAHTNGVRWYCCHECPIKYRKSYSLTKHLIEEHKLQTAGQKRFQYMRDDDGCYRLQIFRYEGVDEENSDAENSEVPTKNYKIKLNDKTKTFAIVEDNGESEVAKTLEIESEQYYDDVGKSMPTISNILISIDEMDIYGNIIERKIVETQETNELPPSEEPPIILT; via the exons ATGGCAGACGAGAAACAATTTATAGCCAACAGTCAAGAAGTGCAAGCTCGCTGTGACTCGTGGGTCAAGACTCAGAATGAATTTCTACTACAATCACCCGAATCAATAAAAACAGATCACGAAAGTGAACAGGACTATGAATATGCAACCGATTCGGAATTTGATTCTGTTTCCGAATGTGGTACAAAAAGACGCAGATTAGCTATTCCAATCAAAGACGAAGTACTGAATCTCGTTtgtaaatggaaaaattgtattgaacTTACCAATTCCATGGACAGATTTGTTAAACACATTTCAGAGCATATCCCTGAACTCGAAATCCAACTCAATGAAAATGGCTGCGAAGTTTATGTCTGTTCATGGAAAAATTGTGCCTATGAGAGTTCCAGTGGAGATGAAATTGCTCGTCATGTTAACTATCACTCGTTTCATGCAAAATTACAGTGCATTGGAACCAATATCAGATCCAGGATCAATTTGCCc AAATGCAATCATGAAATATCTTGGAAAAACATTGTCAATGCCCAATTGCCTCACACATGCGAGTGGGACAATTGTTTGAAAGTTCATAGAAATTATCAACTGTTTTTGTACCACGTCTTTCAACATGTTGAATGTAATCCAAGAGGAAACAACGTTGAAGGTGGTATCAAATGCAAATGGACAGGATGCAAGAGGAAATTCCCAAGTGTTTACAAACTCAAAAGTCACGTTAGGCACCacactaaagaaaaaatagtggCTTGTCCGGATTGTGGAGTTACTTTTGCATCTAATACAAAATTCCATGACCATTGCCGCAGACAAATTCCATTAGATG TCCAAGGATTTCAGTGCCGATATTGTTCCAAGTCGTATCCAACGGAAGGAATTCTTCGTGATCACATGAGGTTTCACGtgttcaattacaaatgttctCTCTGCGACATGAGCTGTCTTTCAATATCGAATTTGGTGAAGCACGTGCGTTACAGACACCTTTCGGAAAGACCTTTTCCATGCCAGCTGTGTTCACATGCCGCAAAATCCCAACAAGATCTTGATTCCCACATGACTGTACACACAAGTGGACCAAACTTTTTTTGCAATCACGAGGGCTGTACTTATACTTGTAAAAATGCTTCGATATTTGACCG ACACATCGAACGAGCCCACACGAACGGAGTACGGTGGTACTGTTGTCACGAGTGCCCGATTAAATACCGCAAAAGTTACTCACTGACGAAACATTTGATCGAAGAGCACAAATTACAAACTGCTGGACAAAAGAGGTTTCAGTACATGAGAGACGACGATGGCTGTTATCggcttcaaattttcagataCGAAGGCGTCgacgaggaaaattctgatGCTGAAAATTCCGAAGTACcaacgaaaaattataaaattaagcTTAACGATAAAACGAAGACTTTTGCG attgttGAAGATAATGGCGAATCTGAAGTAGCAAAGACTTTAGAAATAGAGTCAGAACAATATTACGACGACGTTGGAAAGTCGATGCCAACGATATCAAACATTTTGATTTCTATCGACGAAATGGATATTTATGGAAACATAATAGAACGTAAAATCGTCGAAACTCAAGAGACAAACGAATTGCCACCTTCGGAAGAACCGCCGATAATTCTGACTTGA
- the Hinfp gene encoding histone H4 transcription factor isoform X2, whose product MWYKKTQISYSNQRRKHIPELEIQLNENGCEVYVCSWKNCAYESSSGDEIARHVNYHSFHAKLQCIGTNIRSRINLPKCNHEISWKNIVNAQLPHTCEWDNCLKVHRNYQLFLYHVFQHVECNPRGNNVEGGIKCKWTGCKRKFPSVYKLKSHVRHHTKEKIVACPDCGVTFASNTKFHDHCRRQIPLDVQGFQCRYCSKSYPTEGILRDHMRFHVFNYKCSLCDMSCLSISNLVKHVRYRHLSERPFPCQLCSHAAKSQQDLDSHMTVHTSGPNFFCNHEGCTYTCKNASIFDRHIERAHTNGVRWYCCHECPIKYRKSYSLTKHLIEEHKLQTAGQKRFQYMRDDDGCYRLQIFRYEGVDEENSDAENSEVPTKNYKIKLNDKTKTFAIVEDNGESEVAKTLEIESEQYYDDVGKSMPTISNILISIDEMDIYGNIIERKIVETQETNELPPSEEPPIILT is encoded by the exons ATGTGGTACAAAAAGACGCAGATTAGCTATTCCAATCAAAGACGAA AGCATATCCCTGAACTCGAAATCCAACTCAATGAAAATGGCTGCGAAGTTTATGTCTGTTCATGGAAAAATTGTGCCTATGAGAGTTCCAGTGGAGATGAAATTGCTCGTCATGTTAACTATCACTCGTTTCATGCAAAATTACAGTGCATTGGAACCAATATCAGATCCAGGATCAATTTGCCc AAATGCAATCATGAAATATCTTGGAAAAACATTGTCAATGCCCAATTGCCTCACACATGCGAGTGGGACAATTGTTTGAAAGTTCATAGAAATTATCAACTGTTTTTGTACCACGTCTTTCAACATGTTGAATGTAATCCAAGAGGAAACAACGTTGAAGGTGGTATCAAATGCAAATGGACAGGATGCAAGAGGAAATTCCCAAGTGTTTACAAACTCAAAAGTCACGTTAGGCACCacactaaagaaaaaatagtggCTTGTCCGGATTGTGGAGTTACTTTTGCATCTAATACAAAATTCCATGACCATTGCCGCAGACAAATTCCATTAGATG TCCAAGGATTTCAGTGCCGATATTGTTCCAAGTCGTATCCAACGGAAGGAATTCTTCGTGATCACATGAGGTTTCACGtgttcaattacaaatgttctCTCTGCGACATGAGCTGTCTTTCAATATCGAATTTGGTGAAGCACGTGCGTTACAGACACCTTTCGGAAAGACCTTTTCCATGCCAGCTGTGTTCACATGCCGCAAAATCCCAACAAGATCTTGATTCCCACATGACTGTACACACAAGTGGACCAAACTTTTTTTGCAATCACGAGGGCTGTACTTATACTTGTAAAAATGCTTCGATATTTGACCG ACACATCGAACGAGCCCACACGAACGGAGTACGGTGGTACTGTTGTCACGAGTGCCCGATTAAATACCGCAAAAGTTACTCACTGACGAAACATTTGATCGAAGAGCACAAATTACAAACTGCTGGACAAAAGAGGTTTCAGTACATGAGAGACGACGATGGCTGTTATCggcttcaaattttcagataCGAAGGCGTCgacgaggaaaattctgatGCTGAAAATTCCGAAGTACcaacgaaaaattataaaattaagcTTAACGATAAAACGAAGACTTTTGCG attgttGAAGATAATGGCGAATCTGAAGTAGCAAAGACTTTAGAAATAGAGTCAGAACAATATTACGACGACGTTGGAAAGTCGATGCCAACGATATCAAACATTTTGATTTCTATCGACGAAATGGATATTTATGGAAACATAATAGAACGTAAAATCGTCGAAACTCAAGAGACAAACGAATTGCCACCTTCGGAAGAACCGCCGATAATTCTGACTTGA
- the Dnz1 gene encoding palmitoyltransferase ZDHHC3-A, with the protein MFVRDPCGIVCIIVTYVAIFYADYVVIRWIILHTMQDSLWGPFHVVTFNTVVLLLMISHLKAICSDPGVVPLPQTRMDFSDIHTGGSGVSDDCDDDGNWTVCTRCETYRPPRAHHCRICERCIRRMDHHCPWINNCVGERNKKFFIQFLVYVGTLAVYAITLVIFSWVLDCPECSNDVTIKQSRILHCVILVLESALFGMFVVAILVDQFQAILSEETAIEKLQGGHHHHHNNRPAPRTLTLLSQVCGKSHPVLWLLPCHNPPRYSYRRDDRLLDHDV; encoded by the exons ATGTTCGTTAGAGACCCGTGCGGTATTGTCTGCATTATTGTTACTTATGTCGCTATTTTTTACGCCGACTACGTCGTCATAAGATGGATTATTTTGCATACTATGCAGGATAG TTTATGGGGTCCTTTTCATGTTGTGACCTTCAACACAGTTGTGCTATTGCTCATGATATCGCATCTGAAAGCAATATGCAGCGATCCAGGTGTTGTCCCACTACCTCAGACTCGTATGGATTTTTCGGACATTCATACGGGTGGTTCAGGAGTGAGTGATGATTGTGACGACGATGGAAATTGGACAGTCTGTACCAGATGCGAAACTTATAGGCCTCCCAGGGCGCATCATTGCAGAATATGCGAGAGATGTATTAGAAGAATGGACCATCATTGCCCGTG GATAAACAATTGTGTTGGCgagagaaacaaaaagttCTTCATTCAGTTTTTAGTTTATGTTGGAACGTTGGCTGTTTACGCAATAActcttgttattttttcatgggtTCTTGATTGTCCAGAATGCAGCAATGATGTAACCATAAAACAAAGTAGAAT tTTGCACTGCGTCATTTTGGTGCTAGAATCGGCGCTTTTTGGAATGTTTGTTGTGGCGATATTGGTGGACCAATTCCAAGCGATATTGAGTGAAGAGACAGCGATAGAAAAATTGCAAGGTGGTCATCACCACCATCATAATAATCGTCCTGCTCCGAGAACTCTAACTTTGCTGTCACAAGTTTGTGGCAAGAGTCATCCGGTGCTTTGGCTGTTGCCTTGTCACAATCCGCCACGTTACTCGTACCGACGTGACGATCGTCTTTTAGATCACGATGTGTAG
- the syd gene encoding JNK-interacting protein 3 isoform X6, which produces MAMNACGVDAAKMDQETVYGTHEDSHVVMSEKVQSLAGSIYQEFERMIARYDEDVVKELMPLLVNVLECLDIAYTENQEHEVELELLREDNEQLVTQYEREKQLRKTSDQKLLELEDVAEDERKELLGKIDSLESILRMLELKTKNSHDHGTNVNAISSSCSHRSPSYIVRLEEKEAELKREYSRLHDRYTELFKTHVDYMERTKMLVGSTERLENTTGGRGPARLPSLGLAHMSRSSGPLSYGFQSLEASMNAEDIQEENSQNTVNLKSEMQDSSSEAAIEMSDKSQLTDLPVQENKTTAISRHESPETEAPPVIMTPTTPTVLDKLASTPSGRSRTEREQRSGNTLYQELSFQDADALGEMDEGADITGSWVHPGEYASSVNDNFFGMGKEVENLIMENNELLATKNALNIVKDDLIVKVDEMTSEQEILREEVRGLQQARDRLRQKVTAMEEELKKVKEEAETAAKATKSDDEEDVPLAQRKRFTRVEMARVLMERNQYKERFMELQEAVRWTEMIRASKTDPASISGGKQSVWKFFSNLFTGPADRGALVRSSHTMPHIRYSAPTNQVVPAPPLDTMRRRNFKNRHDFFDQGDTMSSEKLYARRANERREQYRQVRAHVRKEDGRLQAYGWSLPGKPSAPARHPVPVPVYCRPLQETEPGMKIWCGAGVNLSGGKTRDGGSMVGGSVFYAAEARETINAKAEVEDAVEHLDKELQENEQRRLEAERLEQQLSSLVWICTSTQKMSKVTVIDANNPADILEVFNVCQSHLLCIASVPGAKESDYAQNSEDSSFRITNGLSDREASSNGMIEEGQISLESPSSIDESKNILKAADSEEKSQATSESVSARFSLDDKPSEDLEKVGELEASNTGPQSLENPDSESTNLGKVQFVKSAPNVIASSKNDDSGVNGDEEQNETLPDEEEPIEKMSSIQPTMWLGAQNGAVYVHSAVAKWSICLHTVRLKDAALAIVHVQGRVLVALADGTVAIFRRGSDGQWDLSQHHIITLGSPQHSIRCMAAVTGKTVWCGYRNKIHVIDPILLTVEDSGFSVPLTLIHDESRKSGN; this is translated from the exons ATGGCGATG AACGCCTGTGGCGTTGACGCTGCCAAAATGGATCAAGAGACGGTGTACGGGACACATGAAGATAGCCATGTCGTCATGTCGGAAAAAGTACAGTCATTGGCAGGCAGTATTTATCAGGAGTTTGAAAGAATGATAGCGAGATACGACGAGGATGTTGTCAAAGAACTTATGCCCCTGCTAGTCAATGTTCTCGAATGCTTGGACATAGCTTATACCGAGAATCAGGAGCATGAGGTCGAATTGGAGCTCCTCAGAGAGGATAACGAACAGCTTGTTACTCAGTATGAGCGGGAAAAACAGCTGCGCAAAACCTCCGACCAG AAACTATTGGAGCTCGAAGATGTGGCGGAGgatgagagaaaagagttATTAGGAAAAATTGATAGTTTAGAATCAATCCTGAGAATGCTTGAGCTGAAGACGAAGAATTCTCATGACCACGGTACAAATGTCAATGCCATCTCCAGTTCATGCTCCCACAGATCACCTTCCTACA TTGTTCGTTTGGAGGAAAAGGAAGCAGAGTTGAAACGAGAATATTCACGATTGCACGATCGTTATACCGAATTGTTTAAGACCCACGTAGATTATATGGAAAGAACGAAAATGCTGGTCGGGAGCACGGAGAGATTAGAAAACACGACTGGTGGACGCGGCCCAGCTCGTTTACCTTCTCTCGGATTGGCTCACATGTCTCGAAGTTCCGGACCCCTCAGCTACGGTTTTCAGAGCTTAGAAGCAAGCATGAACGCCGAGGACATTCAAGAGGAGAACTCACAAAATACAGTCAACCTCAAATCCGAGATGCAAGACAGCAGCAGCGAAGCTGCTATCGAAATGTCCGATAAAAGTCAGTTAACCGATCTTCCGGTACAGGAGAACAAAACTACCGCGATATCGAGAC ATGAAAGTCCAGAGACCGAAGCACCTCCGGTCATAATGACACCGACAACTCCAACGGTTCTTGATAAATTGGCGTCGACCCCAAGTGGACGTAGCCGGACTGAGAGAGAACAACGTAGTGGAAACACGTTATATCAAGAGTTGAGTTTCCAAGACGCGGATGCTCTTGGAGAAATGGACGAAGGCGCAGATATCACTG GGAGCTGGGTTCATCCCGGAGAATACGCTTCATCGG TCAATGACAACTTTTTCG GAATGGGAAAGGAGGTGGAGAATCTCATTATGGAAAACAACGAGCTGCTGGCTACGAAAAATGCCCTCAATATCGTGAAGGACGATCTCATCGTTAAAGTCGATGAGATGACGAG TGAACAAGAAATTCTTCGGGAAGAAGTGAGAGGTTTGCAACAGGCAAGAGATCGCTTGCGTCAAAAAGTCACTGCAATGGAAGAAGAACTGAAGAAAGTTAAAGAGGAGGCTGAAACTGCAGCGAAAGCAACGAAAAGCGACGACGAAGAAGACGTTCCTTTGGCACAGAGAAAAAGATTCACCAGAGTTGAAATGGCTCGTGTTCTCATGGAGAGAAATCAATACAAGGAACGTTTCATGGAGCTCCAAGAAGCTGTCAGATGGACGGAAATGATAAGGGCTAGCAAAACCGACCCTGCCAGTATTTCCGGCGGTAAACAATCAGTCTGGAAGTT tTTTAGTAATCTCTTCACTGGACCGGCCGATCGAGGGGCTCTCGTGAGAAGCTCGCACACAATGCCACACATTCGCTACAGCGCACCGACGAATCAGGTTGTACCGGCACCTCCTCTCGACACAATGCGTAGGCGcaacttcaaaaatcgacaTGATTTTTTCGACCAAGGAGACACTAT GTCGTCGGAAAAATTATACGCTAGACGGGCCAACGAGAGAAGAGAACAGTATCGCCAAGTTCGAGCTCACGTCAGAAAAGAAGATGGACGCTTGCAAGCCTACGGATGGAGCTTGCCTGGAAAACCGAGCGCTCCAGCTCGACATCCCGTTCCCGTTCCGGTTTATTGTAGGCCTCTCCAGGAAACTGAACCAGGAATGAAG ATCTGGTGCGGTGCAGGTGTGAATTTGAGCGGCGGAAAAACCCGGGACGGTGGCAGCATGGTGGGAGGGAGCGTGTTTTATGCGGCGGAAGCGCGTGAGACGATAAATGCTAAAGCGGAAGTGGAGGATGCAGTGGAGCATTTGGACAAGGAATTGCAGGAGAACGAGCAGCGACGTTTGGAAGCGGAGCGTTTGGAGCAGCAGTTGAGCTCGTTGGTGTGGATATGTACGTCAACTCAAAAGATGTCGAAAGTAACGGTGATCGACGCGAACAATCCGGCGGACATACTGGAGGTGTTTAACGTGTGTCAGAGTCACTTGTTGTGTATAGCGAGCGTTCCAGGTGCAAAGGAAAGCGATTATGCTCAAAATTCGGAAGATTCGTCATTCCGAATAACGAACGGTTTGAGCGATCGAGAAGCGAGTAGCAACGGCATGATCGAGGAGGGTCAAATATCTTTAGAATCTCCCTCGTCGATCGACGAgagtaaaaatattctcaaggCTGCAGATTCGGAAGAGAAGAGCCAAGCAACCTCGGAAAGTGTCAGCGCTCGTTTTTCCTTGGACGATAAACCGAGCGAAGATTTGGAAAAAGTTGGCGAGCTCGAGGCCTCCAACACGGGACCTCAGAGCCTCGAGAATCCTGACAGCGAATCAACCAATCTTGGCAAAGTACAATTCGTCAAAAGCGCACCTAACGTCATAGCGTCCTCAAAAAATGACGACAGTGGTGTCAACGGTgatgaggaacaaaatgaaactCTTCCCGACGAAGAAGAAcccattgaaaaaatgtcctcTATTCAACCGACCATGTGGCTCGGTGCTCAGAATGGTGCCGTTTATGTTCATTCTGCTGTTGCCAAATGGTCTATTTGCTTGCACACAGTTAGACTCAAAGATGCTGCACTTGCCATCGt CCACGTACAGGGTCGAGTTCTTGTTGCTCTTGCTGACGGTACGGTAGCCATTTTTCGAAGAGGATCCGACGGCCAATGGGATCTCTCCCAACATCATATTATTACTCTCGGTAGTCCTCAACATTCCATAAGGTGTATGGCAGCTGTGACAGGTAAAACTGTTTGGTGCGGATacagaaataaaattcacgTCATCGATCCCATTCTCCTGACCGT